Genomic window (Paenibacillus sp. 37):
GTTACAGGTACTCGTTAAACCATCCGGCAATATGCTCCAAACGGCGTACCCTCAAGTGAGGGTGACCTCCACGGGACAACTCGTGGTTGGCGCCTGGGAAACGAACGAGCCTTGTTGTCTGCTTACGCCGTTTCAACGCAATGTATAATTGCTCGGCCTGTTCAATTGGACACCGCAGATCCTGTTCGCCATGCAAAATGAGCAGCGGAGTACTCACGTTGCCGACATAAGCGAGCGGGGAATGTTTCCACAGTTTTTCCGTGTCATCCCACGCGTTACCGCCAATCTGATCTTCCGTGAAGAAATAGCCAATGTCACTGACGCCATAGAAGGATAACCAGTTGGAGATGGAACGCTGGGTAACAGCGGCCTTAAAGCGGTCCGTGTGTCCAACAATCCAGTTGGTCATGAAGCCACCATAACTGCCCCCGGTTACGCCCAATCTGGATTCATCGATAAACTCATATTGGGATAGGGCATAATCCACGCTCTCCATAAGATCGCGATAATCGCCACCGCCATAATCTCCGCGACAGGCATCTACGAATTGCTGCCCGTATCCGAGCCCCCCGCGTGGATTGATATACACAATAGCGTAGCCTTGTGCAGCGAGAATCTGGAACTCGTGCATAAATGTAAAACCATACATCATGTGCGGTCCGCCATGAATCTCCAGAATGGTCGGGATTTTGACCCCGTCGACCATGCCATGAGGTTTCATGATCCAACCTTGCAGACGCAGGCCATCTGAGGAATTAAACCAGAAGGTTTCCGGTGTACTAAGGTGGATCTCATCCTCAAGCTGTGGATTGCTGCGGGTGAGTTGAATCGGTTCTACCCCGGGATCTCCCGGTTGTTCATACATATAGAGATCACCAGGATTTTGTGTATCGGCAACAGCAGCAACGATCTGCCCGTTTTCCAACTCGGCAAATTGATAAATCTCCCGTTCGTCAGGCAATATATACTCGGCACTGCTGCCGTCTCGTGCGAATTTGGCGATGCGTACACTACCATGAATGGTTGCGAGACAGAAGATGGATGAACCATCCCGACTGAATACAGGTCCCGTGGTTGTCAGATGTGATCGCATGTCACCAACAATGCTGTGATTTAACTGTACGTCCCAATCCGTGCTTAGACATACGGGTTCACCACCTGATATAGGAAGGGTATATAGCTTCACAAGCGTGGCATTTCCATAAGAACGGTCACTAGCGAGCAGTGCCAGGGATTGTGCATCGGGTGCAAATGTCAGTCGGCTGAACGTATATCCTTCCGGGGTCAACTGCTGCACATTCGACCCGTCTGCCTTAGCAAGGTACACATGATTGGTCAGGGTGTAATCGTTGTGTTCCTCGCCTGCTTCGGGCATCTGTGCAATCCATGCGATGGATGTTCCGTCCGGGGACCAAGCGTAGTCTCCAACGTCATAGTGACCTGTAGTTACAGGTATTGCTTCCGCATCGATTGGTGCGAGAGCGAAAAGGTGGGAACGTCGACCGTTCCATAATCCACTGGCATCTGATTTCATGCGAATCCGGTCTACGACATGTTCTTGCAGCAGTTTGGGTTTATCGTCTATAGGATCTGTATGTTCTGATTCTTCATCTCCGCTCATATCCACGGATGATTTCACAAGTATGGTATGACCGTCTGGTGACCAGAGCAAGGAGCTGACGCCATGTGTCAGGTGACTGATTTGCTGTGCTTCTCCGCCATCTGATGCGATAATCCACACTTGGGATTTCCCATTAACCTCTCTTAAAAAGGCCAGCTGAGATCCATCGGGTGACCAGGCAGGGGAATGATCCTTCTCTCCAGAGGTAAAGGGCCTGTCCTTCTGACTCCCCAAATGCAGCAGTCTCAGGTGAGAACAATAACCGTCACGTGCTTCATTCGTTTTCCGGCTTACATATACCAGTTGTCCGCCTTGAGGAGACGGAGTTGGATCATTAACCCATGTAATCTGATAAAGATCTTCCGATGTTATGCCGCGCTGACTCATCATTGCTTGTCCTCCCACCATGAATTAGAATTGGTTAATTTCCTAACCTTTCCATTTATATTAACGGAAAGCAAGGAACAGGACAATAAGTGTAATGAAGGAGGAGTAAGACATTTAACAATGTATATTAATTGAATTAAATATTTGCACGTAACGTAGAGGACAGAAATAACCTGAAGAAGCGGAGCGTTCGCCTAAAAGCTTTCTGAAAGAAAGCTGCATCGGAAGCATAGGCTTCCCCGGATTTTCACTTTGAAAAAGTGGATTCAAAAAATCTGGGGATAAC
Coding sequences:
- a CDS encoding alpha/beta hydrolase family protein, with amino-acid sequence MMSQRGITSEDLYQITWVNDPTPSPQGGQLVYVSRKTNEARDGYCSHLRLLHLGSQKDRPFTSGEKDHSPAWSPDGSQLAFLREVNGKSQVWIIASDGGEAQQISHLTHGVSSLLWSPDGHTILVKSSVDMSGDEESEHTDPIDDKPKLLQEHVVDRIRMKSDASGLWNGRRSHLFALAPIDAEAIPVTTGHYDVGDYAWSPDGTSIAWIAQMPEAGEEHNDYTLTNHVYLAKADGSNVQQLTPEGYTFSRLTFAPDAQSLALLASDRSYGNATLVKLYTLPISGGEPVCLSTDWDVQLNHSIVGDMRSHLTTTGPVFSRDGSSIFCLATIHGSVRIAKFARDGSSAEYILPDEREIYQFAELENGQIVAAVADTQNPGDLYMYEQPGDPGVEPIQLTRSNPQLEDEIHLSTPETFWFNSSDGLRLQGWIMKPHGMVDGVKIPTILEIHGGPHMMYGFTFMHEFQILAAQGYAIVYINPRGGLGYGQQFVDACRGDYGGGDYRDLMESVDYALSQYEFIDESRLGVTGGSYGGFMTNWIVGHTDRFKAAVTQRSISNWLSFYGVSDIGYFFTEDQIGGNAWDDTEKLWKHSPLAYVGNVSTPLLILHGEQDLRCPIEQAEQLYIALKRRKQTTRLVRFPGANHELSRGGHPHLRVRRLEHIAGWFNEYL